In Elusimicrobiota bacterium, the following are encoded in one genomic region:
- a CDS encoding ATP-grasp domain-containing protein: MSHRAPERVVGVSGMIANESPAPGTAVIRSLRASPSFNGKVVGLAYDAMEAGNFIEGVADEVFLVPYPSQGHEDYFKRLLYIKQRTGLNALIPTLDAELLPIIQMSDWLKAKGIATFLPTQEQFRLRAKDQLFQMAARHALPVPRSLSLFDPAMLWSLDREVRYPLLIKGIFYEAYLARDPQEAAAHFEKIRQKWGLPVVVQEFVPGDEYDVAAVGDGRGGVVGAVPMRKMQLSDKGKAWAGVTVSDDKLMELARKTIKALKWRGPLELEVMKSRGAYYIIEINPRFPAWIYLAQGAGQNLPLACLELALGRTPAPFAPHKPGVVFMRSAMDFIMPMSKLQALTADGECHEYGSQKV; the protein is encoded by the coding sequence TTGAGCCACCGGGCGCCGGAGCGGGTGGTGGGGGTTTCTGGCATGATCGCCAACGAGAGCCCCGCCCCGGGAACGGCCGTGATCCGGTCGCTTAGGGCCTCCCCGAGCTTCAACGGGAAAGTGGTGGGGCTTGCCTACGACGCCATGGAGGCCGGCAATTTCATCGAGGGCGTGGCCGACGAGGTTTTTCTAGTCCCCTATCCGTCCCAGGGCCACGAGGACTATTTCAAGCGCCTCCTTTATATCAAGCAGCGCACGGGCTTGAACGCCCTGATCCCGACTTTGGACGCCGAGCTTTTGCCCATCATTCAAATGTCCGACTGGCTCAAGGCCAAGGGCATCGCGACCTTCCTGCCCACGCAGGAGCAATTCCGCCTGCGTGCCAAGGACCAGCTTTTCCAGATGGCGGCCCGGCACGCCCTGCCTGTGCCGCGGTCCTTGAGCCTTTTCGATCCCGCCATGCTTTGGAGCCTGGACCGTGAGGTGCGCTACCCCCTTTTGATCAAGGGTATTTTCTACGAGGCGTATCTCGCGCGCGATCCCCAGGAGGCCGCGGCCCATTTCGAGAAGATCCGCCAGAAGTGGGGCCTGCCGGTGGTCGTCCAGGAGTTCGTCCCCGGCGATGAATACGATGTGGCGGCCGTAGGCGACGGCCGGGGCGGCGTGGTGGGTGCTGTTCCCATGCGCAAGATGCAGCTCTCCGACAAGGGCAAGGCCTGGGCGGGCGTCACGGTTTCCGATGATAAATTGATGGAGCTGGCGCGCAAGACGATCAAGGCCCTCAAGTGGCGAGGCCCCCTTGAGCTTGAGGTCATGAAGAGCCGCGGCGCCTACTATATCATCGAGATCAATCCCCGCTTTCCAGCCTGGATTTACCTGGCCCAGGGAGCGGGTCAGAACCTGCCTCTGGCCTGTCTTGAGCTGGCCCTGGGACGGACGCCGGCGCCTTTCGCTCCCCACAAGCCGGGCGTGGTTTTCATGCGCAGCGCGATGGATTTTATCATGCCGATGTCTAAGCTCCAGGCCCTTACCGCGGACGGAGAATGCCATGAATATGGAAGCCAGAAAGTATGA
- a CDS encoding PqqD family protein, with amino-acid sequence MAQDFIARLQVSDNGFAFDPKTGSTFSLNHTACRLICLLREGRSPEQMVDDVIREYGIDSAEAHRGVEDFLHSIQELAA; translated from the coding sequence ATGGCCCAGGATTTCATCGCGCGGCTGCAGGTGAGCGACAATGGCTTTGCTTTCGACCCAAAGACCGGCTCGACCTTCTCGCTCAATCACACCGCCTGCCGGCTGATTTGCCTGCTCCGGGAGGGAAGAAGTCCCGAACAGATGGTTGACGACGTCATCCGGGAATACGGCATCGATTCCGCCGAGGCTCACCGCGGGGTCGAGGACTTCCTGCATTCGATCCAGGAGCTGGCTGCTTGA
- a CDS encoding diaminopimelate decarboxylase, producing the protein MEARKYEKPQIVRHHSGHMNHYGRGSCQLPTREIDGVSLKALAKEFGTPLYIVSEKALVRKFRAAQEAFSHRYPRAIFGWSYKTNYLKAVCALLHREGAWAEVVSPLEYRMARSMQMPGSKIIYNGPCKSEESLIQAVREGARVHIDHFDDFQLLEKAAAATYKGQGEGAFGAFKKFPMGLRINLDAGIYPAWSHFGFNLESGQAWEAARRINASPLLALKGLHCHIGTFILDPEAYRRALLKLLDFSDALRREFGIQIDWIDAGGGFASINTLHSSYLMGEHVTPSLSEYAACITEPIVARYRNFDDMPTLFLESGRAMVDEAGFILTSVLAAKSLPSGKKAVIVDSGLNNLFTALWYKHDLALTEESQSLMEDTAVYGSTCMAIDVIRESVMLPPLSRGNLLLIKNAGAYNMTQWLQFINERPAVVMISEDGKAELIREREDLSYMTCLEHLPERLAAPSLQTEEWSSKP; encoded by the coding sequence ATGGAAGCCAGAAAGTATGAGAAGCCGCAGATCGTCAGGCACCACTCGGGCCATATGAACCATTACGGCCGCGGCAGCTGCCAGCTGCCGACCCGCGAGATAGACGGGGTCTCCTTGAAGGCCCTAGCCAAGGAGTTCGGGACTCCCCTCTACATCGTTTCGGAGAAGGCCCTCGTGCGCAAGTTCCGAGCGGCCCAGGAGGCTTTCAGTCACCGCTACCCGCGGGCGATTTTCGGCTGGTCCTACAAGACCAACTACCTCAAGGCCGTCTGCGCCCTTCTTCACCGAGAGGGAGCCTGGGCCGAGGTCGTGTCTCCCCTCGAGTACCGGATGGCCCGCTCCATGCAAATGCCGGGATCTAAAATCATCTATAACGGACCCTGCAAAAGCGAGGAGTCCTTGATCCAAGCCGTCCGGGAAGGGGCTCGAGTCCATATCGACCATTTCGACGATTTCCAGCTCCTCGAGAAAGCGGCGGCCGCCACGTATAAAGGCCAGGGAGAAGGGGCGTTTGGCGCCTTCAAGAAATTTCCCATGGGACTGCGCATCAATCTTGACGCCGGGATTTACCCGGCCTGGAGCCATTTCGGCTTCAATCTCGAATCGGGCCAAGCCTGGGAGGCGGCGCGGCGCATCAACGCATCCCCGCTCCTCGCCCTCAAGGGCCTGCATTGCCACATCGGGACCTTCATTCTGGACCCGGAGGCCTACCGAAGGGCCCTGTTGAAGCTCCTCGACTTCTCCGACGCCTTGCGCAGGGAATTCGGGATTCAAATCGATTGGATAGACGCGGGAGGGGGATTCGCCTCGATCAACACCTTGCATTCCTCCTATTTGATGGGCGAGCACGTGACCCCGAGCCTGAGCGAGTACGCAGCCTGCATCACCGAGCCCATCGTGGCCCGCTACAGGAACTTCGACGACATGCCGACGCTGTTCCTCGAGTCCGGCCGCGCCATGGTGGATGAGGCCGGGTTCATTCTTACCTCGGTTCTGGCCGCGAAATCCCTTCCCAGCGGCAAAAAGGCCGTCATTGTGGACTCGGGCCTCAACAATCTCTTCACGGCCCTCTGGTATAAGCACGACTTGGCCTTGACCGAGGAGAGCCAGAGTCTCATGGAGGACACCGCCGTTTACGGGTCCACCTGCATGGCCATCGACGTGATCCGGGAGTCGGTGATGCTGCCCCCGCTCTCGCGGGGCAACCTCCTCCTCATCAAGAACGCCGGGGCCTACAACATGACGCAGTGGCTGCAGTTTATCAACGAGCGCCCGGCCGTGGTCATGATTTCCGAGGACGGAAAGGCGGAGCTCATCCGGGAGAGGGAGGACTTGTCCTACATGACTTGCCTCGAACATCTCCCGGAAAGGCTCGCCGCGCCTTCCCTACAAACAGAAGAATGGTCATCAAAGCCATAG
- a CDS encoding tetratricopeptide repeat protein, whose translation MNAAFFLVLAVPATAQLQRPPENSEAVPAPEFKGAPAAPATAPDPGMAPASRDLAAAAVKSEALLADGDLQGARGALDAAVKARPDIYWLVLRYAYLSYLLGDFSTAQAHYRLAASIGPSEEAPVEGLFYSALGRGDPSWKAQAKALLGLNPAHREANLRMAYEEFAARRYESASGHYARVLSLTPEDADALLGWGWSQFYSGRYWAAKGNFERVLRMFPENASAKQGLEWCPRTLSVAAGYSFAALDYKNIAFKKGGHSTAVPVTMAYKKLSLTASYTRTVIDFADPTADVEQKEINIAPSFSLTPKLSLIGAYDHINVNDPVTDQGNVYTGGLNYTTALGAGGGFLSAGGSYTYSDYPQSRAAQVVPHIGIGKSGLIYADFSLMHINLNSRNEKLNTGVASLALGPLRNFTATAKGYVGKKRLAVDDWGTLISNNQDLYRSGWRLGLSWAWKGLTAFGVWGRDSVRANVTAATTLDYTASVLVGGFSARFGY comes from the coding sequence ATGAATGCGGCGTTCTTCTTGGTGTTGGCCGTCCCGGCCACGGCCCAGCTTCAGCGCCCGCCAGAAAATTCCGAGGCCGTGCCAGCGCCGGAATTTAAAGGCGCCCCCGCGGCTCCGGCCACGGCGCCTGATCCCGGAATGGCGCCCGCAAGCCGCGACCTGGCGGCGGCCGCGGTTAAGTCCGAGGCTCTGCTGGCCGACGGCGACCTCCAGGGAGCCCGTGGGGCGCTCGACGCCGCGGTGAAGGCACGCCCGGACATTTATTGGCTGGTTCTGCGCTACGCCTATTTGTCGTATCTTCTAGGGGATTTCAGCACCGCCCAGGCCCATTACCGGCTGGCCGCCTCTATCGGGCCAAGCGAGGAGGCTCCGGTCGAGGGCCTTTTCTACTCGGCCTTGGGGCGCGGAGATCCCTCGTGGAAGGCCCAGGCCAAGGCCCTCCTCGGTTTGAACCCGGCCCACCGCGAGGCTAATCTGCGCATGGCTTACGAGGAATTCGCCGCGCGGCGCTATGAGAGCGCCTCCGGGCATTACGCCCGCGTTTTGAGCCTCACGCCCGAGGACGCGGATGCTCTACTGGGCTGGGGCTGGTCCCAATTCTATTCGGGCAGGTATTGGGCCGCGAAGGGAAATTTCGAGCGCGTGCTCAGGATGTTCCCGGAGAACGCCTCGGCCAAGCAGGGGCTTGAGTGGTGCCCCAGAACCTTGTCCGTGGCGGCAGGATACTCCTTCGCGGCGCTCGACTACAAGAACATCGCCTTCAAAAAAGGGGGACACAGCACAGCGGTCCCGGTTACCATGGCCTACAAGAAACTGTCCTTGACCGCCTCCTACACCCGTACCGTCATAGATTTCGCCGATCCCACGGCGGATGTGGAGCAAAAGGAAATAAACATAGCGCCCTCCTTCAGCCTCACGCCCAAGCTTTCGCTCATAGGAGCCTACGACCACATCAACGTCAATGACCCGGTCACCGATCAGGGCAATGTCTACACGGGAGGGCTCAACTACACGACGGCGTTGGGCGCCGGCGGAGGCTTTCTCTCCGCGGGGGGGTCCTACACCTACTCCGATTACCCGCAGTCCCGAGCGGCCCAGGTCGTGCCTCATATCGGGATCGGAAAGAGCGGCCTGATTTACGCCGATTTTTCCCTCATGCACATCAACCTCAATTCCAGGAACGAGAAGCTGAACACCGGCGTTGCCTCCTTGGCTCTGGGGCCCTTGCGGAACTTCACTGCCACGGCCAAGGGCTACGTCGGCAAAAAGCGGCTCGCCGTGGACGACTGGGGGACTTTGATTTCGAATAACCAGGACCTCTACCGCAGCGGCTGGCGTCTGGGTCTTTCCTGGGCATGGAAGGGGCTCACGGCCTTCGGCGTCTGGGGCCGGGACAGCGTCCGGGCCAATGTGACCGCCGCGACGACGTTGGACTATACGGCCTCGGTTTTAGTCGGCGGATTTAGCGCGAGATTTGGTTATTAA
- a CDS encoding urea transporter, with protein sequence MVIKAIAEALEPVLQGYSGVYFSRKKGTALLFLAATLIEPTHGFCGLLCALVCALFLRKIGFDQASIRGWPYSVNALLVGLALARHFSPSWQLIPILVLAGVLTALSISALRSIFEAVFNLPQMSLAFVLITAFLYAAAGLPAQAARLPSMAWFSSCPPVEGYLRAVAAVFFCGGAGAGILVFAGLLYSSRIATVLSIIGYAAGTLAGAFLSPAAASGGDFQGYNYAVAAIAIGGIYSVPSLSSYGMAAMAAALCVPIGQGVIVAIGPQIGVLSMPFLAVTYLFIAGLRMRPANRDPELLLFPAASPEENLAIAHSHRLRQKGASSAGLRLPFIGAWRVTQGVSGEHTHIDKWRHALDFSLRHDESDESRPGWGRLSSFPAYGLPVISPQSGFVSKIVDGIPDNELGSIDTERNWGNYVSIQHDDGTFSLICHLKQGSIKVKPWQRVSGGEAVALCGNSGRSPTPHIHYHLQKTAEAGSETLPFAFSAYIEGGDNPCLREHAVPQKGQTVENLVICQATKAAFNFVTGSSYPFEVSSRKGRHVETLTAAMDLYGWRYLESDRDRSRLYYHLTHDMFYLDYCSAKPGSLLFSLFLAASKVPLVDSERLFWKDELPLNSFMRGAARLGAEFLLPFIPGYGVEVSRRFVETSRTAELKLVAVESKVSVPWPSALKDLTAQAVFCEGRGPVTITVSSLSLGVELSAMTVRQEERCGMGI encoded by the coding sequence ATGGTCATCAAAGCCATAGCCGAGGCCCTGGAGCCCGTCCTCCAGGGCTATTCCGGGGTTTACTTCTCCCGTAAAAAGGGGACGGCCCTCCTTTTCCTGGCCGCGACTTTGATCGAGCCAACGCACGGGTTTTGCGGGCTTCTTTGCGCTTTAGTTTGCGCGCTATTCCTTAGGAAAATAGGCTTTGACCAGGCCTCCATCCGCGGCTGGCCCTACAGCGTCAACGCCCTCTTGGTCGGATTGGCTCTGGCTCGGCACTTTTCGCCGTCTTGGCAATTGATCCCGATCCTTGTCCTGGCCGGGGTGTTGACGGCCCTGTCTATTTCCGCGCTCAGGTCCATTTTCGAGGCGGTTTTCAACCTGCCCCAGATGAGCCTCGCCTTCGTTTTGATCACGGCTTTTCTCTACGCCGCGGCGGGCCTGCCGGCGCAGGCCGCCCGCCTGCCCTCGATGGCCTGGTTTTCCTCATGCCCTCCCGTCGAGGGCTACTTGAGGGCCGTGGCCGCGGTTTTCTTTTGCGGAGGCGCGGGAGCGGGAATCCTTGTTTTTGCGGGGCTTCTGTATTCCTCGCGCATCGCCACGGTCTTGTCCATCATCGGCTACGCCGCGGGCACGCTCGCCGGCGCTTTTTTGAGCCCGGCCGCGGCTTCGGGCGGGGATTTCCAGGGCTACAATTATGCCGTGGCCGCGATCGCCATTGGAGGGATTTACTCGGTCCCTTCGCTTTCATCCTACGGCATGGCCGCCATGGCCGCGGCTTTATGCGTGCCTATCGGTCAGGGCGTCATCGTGGCCATCGGGCCGCAGATAGGGGTCTTGTCCATGCCGTTTCTGGCTGTCACCTATCTTTTCATCGCCGGCCTTCGGATGCGGCCGGCCAACCGGGACCCGGAGCTTCTGCTTTTCCCGGCCGCCTCGCCCGAGGAAAACCTTGCCATCGCCCATTCCCACCGCCTGCGCCAGAAGGGAGCCTCCTCAGCCGGGCTGCGCCTGCCCTTCATCGGGGCCTGGCGCGTGACCCAGGGGGTGAGCGGAGAGCACACCCATATCGACAAGTGGCGTCACGCTCTTGATTTTTCCCTGCGGCACGATGAGTCGGATGAGTCCCGCCCCGGGTGGGGGCGGCTCTCCAGCTTCCCGGCCTACGGCCTGCCGGTGATCTCTCCCCAGTCCGGGTTCGTCTCCAAAATCGTGGACGGCATACCCGACAATGAACTCGGCTCCATAGACACCGAGCGCAATTGGGGCAATTACGTCTCGATCCAGCATGATGACGGGACCTTCTCCCTGATCTGCCACCTCAAGCAAGGCTCGATCAAGGTCAAACCCTGGCAGCGCGTGAGCGGCGGAGAGGCCGTGGCGCTGTGCGGCAATTCCGGGCGCTCTCCCACTCCCCATATCCATTACCATCTCCAAAAAACGGCGGAGGCTGGGAGCGAAACCTTGCCCTTCGCCTTCTCCGCCTATATCGAGGGCGGGGATAACCCCTGCCTGCGCGAGCATGCCGTTCCGCAGAAGGGCCAGACAGTGGAAAATCTTGTCATCTGCCAGGCAACCAAGGCCGCCTTCAATTTCGTGACTGGGAGTTCTTATCCCTTCGAAGTGTCCAGCAGGAAGGGCCGGCATGTCGAGACCTTGACGGCCGCCATGGACCTCTACGGCTGGCGCTACCTCGAGTCGGATAGGGACCGCTCCCGCCTCTATTACCACCTGACCCACGACATGTTCTACCTTGACTATTGCTCGGCCAAGCCGGGATCTCTGCTCTTTTCCCTTTTCTTGGCCGCGTCCAAGGTCCCCCTGGTCGATTCCGAGCGGCTGTTCTGGAAAGACGAACTGCCTCTCAATTCCTTCATGCGCGGGGCGGCCAGGCTCGGCGCGGAGTTTCTGCTGCCGTTTATCCCCGGCTACGGAGTGGAAGTGTCGCGTCGTTTCGTCGAAACGTCCCGGACGGCCGAGCTCAAGCTGGTGGCGGTCGAATCGAAGGTGTCCGTTCCCTGGCCGAGCGCTTTAAAGGATTTGACGGCTCAAGCGGTGTTTTGCGAAGGGAGAGGGCCCGTGACGATCACGGTCTCAAGCCTAAGCCTCGGCGTGGAGTTGAGCGCCATGACGGTGAGACAGGAGGAGAGATGCGGCATGGGAATTTAA